The Prevotella sp. oral taxon 299 str. F0039 genome has a segment encoding these proteins:
- a CDS encoding DUF3408 domain-containing protein: MEKKKTTEEEYDLSYYLGGNEEDTNSKPSKQKDKFIPEREVVRKQEKRTPMNQSGIPSENSEHEQHVVSSQDAVPSQHTENTAVQRRISAKMRKETLEAYKQAYLVPTKLIGRKAVYLSRETQERADFIVRRLGDRGSNLSSFVENIVRLHLEEYGEDIEKWRRL, encoded by the coding sequence ATGGAAAAGAAGAAAACAACAGAAGAAGAGTATGACCTTTCATATTATTTGGGTGGTAACGAAGAAGATACCAATTCAAAGCCTAGCAAACAAAAAGACAAGTTTATCCCTGAACGGGAAGTGGTCAGGAAGCAGGAAAAAAGAACACCCATGAACCAGTCGGGTATTCCATCGGAGAACTCGGAACATGAGCAGCATGTTGTATCATCACAGGATGCAGTGCCATCACAGCACACAGAGAACACAGCCGTTCAAAGACGCATCAGCGCCAAGATGAGAAAGGAAACGCTTGAAGCCTACAAGCAAGCCTATCTTGTTCCAACTAAATTGATAGGCCGAAAGGCGGTCTATCTGAGCAGGGAGACACAGGAACGGGCGGACTTCATCGTGCGCAGATTGGGCGACAGGGGCAGCAACCTTTCAAGTTTTGTGGAGAACATCGTGCGCCTTCATCTGGAGGAATATGGTGAGGATATAGAGAAATGGAGAAGATTGTAA
- a CDS encoding toprim domain-containing protein, with translation MKEEDLSRIKRYPIVEYLERKGIKPVRRTPAYALYRSPFREDTHPSFKVDTEKNLWIDYAEGKGGSIIDLCMRLKGCTLSEAIRILGQNAPDITHVPRRESVQGSSKQESIRQAVSTSGVRRLIEVSDTLPPHLLKYLEEDRCINLEKAMPFLRCISYEVRGQHYQAIGFANQSGGYELRDNGSFKGTIAPKDITPVFTDKITDRMKPVCVFEGFMDFLSFLSMKKEIISHCLVMNSVSNVARSIRYLNDRQVSSIRTFLDNDEAGRRATEDFMEAGFKVDDMSVHYRNFKDLNEYHIHRMREQQKSLSLTMSQTQTNPIKVKQVKHKMR, from the coding sequence ATGAAAGAAGAAGATTTATCACGCATTAAGCGATACCCCATAGTGGAGTATCTTGAAAGGAAAGGTATCAAACCAGTGCGCAGGACACCTGCCTATGCTCTCTACCGTTCACCATTTCGTGAAGACACGCATCCAAGTTTCAAGGTAGACACAGAGAAGAACCTCTGGATAGATTATGCCGAAGGCAAAGGCGGAAGTATTATCGACCTTTGTATGCGGTTAAAGGGCTGCACACTGTCGGAAGCCATCCGCATTTTGGGGCAGAATGCTCCCGATATAACGCACGTTCCTCGTAGAGAAAGTGTTCAAGGCTCTTCCAAGCAAGAAAGTATCAGACAAGCAGTGTCTACAAGTGGAGTAAGGAGACTGATAGAAGTATCAGACACCTTACCTCCACACTTATTAAAGTATCTTGAGGAAGACCGCTGCATCAATTTAGAAAAGGCTATGCCCTTTCTGCGTTGTATCAGCTATGAGGTAAGAGGGCAGCACTATCAAGCCATCGGCTTTGCCAATCAATCGGGAGGTTATGAGCTTCGGGATAACGGCTCTTTCAAGGGAACGATTGCTCCGAAGGATATTACCCCCGTGTTCACGGATAAGATAACGGATAGAATGAAACCGGTCTGCGTGTTCGAAGGTTTTATGGACTTTCTATCCTTCCTTTCAATGAAAAAAGAAATCATCAGCCATTGCCTTGTGATGAACTCCGTGAGTAATGTGGCAAGGAGCATTCGCTATCTCAATGACAGGCAAGTGTCCTCCATTCGTACCTTCCTTGACAATGACGAAGCTGGACGGAGAGCTACGGAGGATTTTATGGAGGCTGGTTTCAAGGTAGATGATATGTCCGTGCATTACAGGAACTTCAAAGACCTCAACGAATATCACATCCACAGGATGCGTGAACAGCAGAAAAGCCTATCATTGACGATGTCACAAACACAAACCAATCCCATAAAGGTAAAACAAGTTAAACATAAAATGAGATAA